The following proteins are encoded in a genomic region of Musa acuminata AAA Group cultivar baxijiao chromosome BXJ2-11, Cavendish_Baxijiao_AAA, whole genome shotgun sequence:
- the LOC135627217 gene encoding polygalacturonase At1g48100-like, producing MPQMELARMVILLVFISSTFYSIPVHARSHHHHHKKHPKRDGSEPPPSPSISLPPASAPAPSPEPTTAVLNVLSFGAVGDGVSDDTEAFKSAWDSACEEGPGVVLVPQGYAFKIRSTIFAGPCHGELTLQVDGTIMPPDGPDAWPQGTSRRQWLVFYRANDLTLQGGGLFDGKGAKWWDLPCKPHKGRNHTTLPGPCDSPVAFRFFMSSNLAVHGIRIHNSPQFHFRFDNCRNVTVDAILINSPALSPNTDGIHVENSVDVGIYNSVISSGDDCVSIGAGSTNIHIRNLTCGPSHGISIGSLGKQNTRACVTNVTVKDSVIKHSDNGVRIKTWQGGSGSVSWVSFENIRMDTVRNPIIINQYYCLTKVCKNQTSAVYVSDVSYAGIKGSYDTRSPPIHFGCSDAVPCTNITLTDVELLPAQGDAIADPFCWNVYGESQTLTIPPVSCLLQGLPRSITDIDSDRCY from the exons ATGCCGCAAATGGAGCTCGCTAGGATGGTCATTCTGCTTGTCTTCATCTCCTCTACCTTCTACTCTATTCCCGTGCACGCGAGGAGTCATCATCACCACCATAAGAAGCATCCAAAGCGGGACGGTTCTGAACCGCCTCCGTCCCCGTCCATTAGTCTGCCTCCCGCTTCCGCTCCCGCTCCCTCCCCTGAACCTACCACTGCAG TTCTCAATGTGCTATCATTTGGAGCAGTCGGAGACGGAGTGTCCGACGACACCGAGGCGTTCAAGAGCGCGTGGGACTCCGCGTGCGAGGAAGGGCCGGGCGTCGTCCTCGTCCCGCAAGGCTACGCCTTCAAGATCAGGTCGACCATCTTTGCAGGGCCTTGCCACGGTGAACTCACACTTCAG GTCGATGGAACGATCATGCCACCCGATGGCCCCGACGCGTGGCCTCAGGGCACCAGCAGGCGGCAATGGCTCGTGTTCTACAGAGCCAATGACTTGACGCTGCAAGGCGGTGGACTCTTCGATGGGAAAGGAGCCAAGTGGTGGGATCTCCCCTGCAAACCCCACAAG GGAAGGAACCACACGACATTGCCCGGACCCTGCGATAGCCCTGTC GCTTTTAGATTCTTCATGAGCTCAAATCTAGCAGTGCACGGAATCAGAATCCATAACAGCCCTCAGTTCCATTTCCGATTCGACAACTGCAGGAACGTCACCGTGGACGCCATCTTAATCAACTCGCCCGCTCTCAGCCCCAACACCGACGGCATTCACGTGGAGAACAGCGTCGACGTGGGAATCTACAACTCGGTCATCTCCAGCG GTGACGACTGCGTCTCCATTGGAGCCGGCAGCACCAACATACACATACGTAATCTCACATGCGGACCGAGCCATGGCATCAG CATTGGTAGCCTGGGGAAGCAGAACACGCGGGCTTGCGTGACCAATGTAACAGTGAAGGACTCGGTGATCAAGCACTCGGACAATGGCGTCAGGATCAAGACGTGGCAGGGTGGGTCGGGGTCGGTGTCATGGGTCAGCTTTGAGAACATACGCATGGACACCGTGAGGAATCCCATCATCATCAACCAGTACTACTGCCTCACCAAGGTGTGCAAGAACCAGACGTCGGCGGTGTACGTATCGGACGTCTCCTACGCCGGCATCAAGGGCAGCTACGACACCAGGAGCCCCCCCATCCATTTCGGCTGCAGCGACGCCGTTCCCTGCACCAACATCACGCTGACGGACGTGGAGCTGCTCCCCGCGCAGGGCGACGCCATTGCAGACCCCTTCTGCTGGAACGTGTACGGCGAGTCGCAGACGCTAACGATCCCTCCCGTCTCCTGCTTGTTGCAGGGGCTTCCTCGCTCCATAACGGACATCGATTCAGATAGGTGCTACTGA
- the LOC135581821 gene encoding uncharacterized protein LOC135581821, which yields MGSEGPSTVTIHVTGFKKFHGVSENPTEIIVTNLKGFMQKKGFSEGLVLGSCNVLETAGEGALPHLHEVFQSVVAGQNNETSNGGQIIWLHLGVNSGATRFAIENQAVNEATFRCPDEMGWKPQKVAIVPSDGSISQVRETSLPVNEIVKNLSKMGYDVMPSDDAGRFVCNFVYYHSLWFAERNRIKSLFVHVPLFSTIDEETQMEFAASLLKVLASLH from the exons ATGGGTTCTGAAGGGCCCTCCACGGTAACCATTCATGTTACTGGATTTAAGAAATTCCACGGGGTATCTGAGAATCCAACAGAGATAATTGTCACAAATCTGAAGGGGTTCATGCAAAAGAAAGGATTTTCAGAGGGTCTTGTTCTTGGTAGTTGCAATGTTCTCGAGACAGCTGGAGAGGGGGCGCTTCCTCATCTTCATGAAGTATTTCAGTCTGTTGTTGCTGGGCAAAATAATGAAACATCCAATGGGGGCCAAATCATCTGG CTGCATCTTGGAGTAAATAGTGGTGCTACAAGGTTTGCTATTGAGAATCAAGCAGTCAATGAGGCAACCTTTCGCTGTCCAGATGAGATGGGATGGAAGCCTCAG AAAGTTGCAATTGTACCTTCTGATGGAAGCATCTCACAGGTTCGAGAG ACTTCTCTTCCTGTCAACGAAATTGTTAAGAACTTGTCGAAGATGGGATATGATGTAATGCCTTCTGATGATGCTGGTCGATTCGTTTGCAACTTTGTGTACTACCATTCTCTGTGGTTTGCTGAGCGCAACAGAATCAAGTCTCTCTTTGTGCATGTTCCCCTGTTCTCGACAATTGATGAGGAAACCCAGATGGAGTTTGCTGCTTCCCTTTTGAAAGTGCTTGCCTCGCTTCACTAG
- the LOC135627779 gene encoding inactive glucose-6-phosphate 1-dehydrogenase 4, chloroplastic-like isoform X1 translates to MPVLLPSSATAEAHAMVSVSSSIARPSSVRLLPLPAPRFPPVASKCFFHCAASGTTTRVCELKIWMLEKLKWRKNFRTHGWEKKPRMLQVQDSVEETTSNSEVAESSPPNVQPIIPKYLESSTESSSSSAYGNSVDRAPSLCIAVVGATGELARNKIFPALFALYYSGFLPENVGIFGYSRKDLSDEDLRNIVAATLTCRVDHHENCGDKLDAFLDRTYHINGGFNNKDGMKMLNRRMEQIEGEHEANRIFYLSVPQEALLDVSVSLADNSQTKRGWNRIIIEKPFGFDALSSHKLTQCFLSKFQEKQLYRIDHRLGKDLIENITVLRFSNLVFEPLWSRTYIKNVQVIFSEECGMEAQGRYFGHYGVIRDIVHSHILQTIALFAMEPPVSLDGEDIRNEKVKVLRSIRKLNLDDVVLGQYKNSADKSSCYMNSLTPTFFAAALYIDNARWDGVPFLVKTGVGLIKHRVEIRIQFHHVPGNLYRERISHNIDLTTNELILRDQPDEAILLKVNNKVPGLGLQLDASELNLLYRDKYNVEVPDSYEHLLLDVIDGDNHLFMRSDELEAAWNILTPILDKIEENKVVPELYEIGGRGPVGAYYLGANHGVRWADD, encoded by the exons ATGCCAGTCCTACTCCCGTCGTCCGCTACGGCCGAGGCGCACGCCATGGTCTCCGTGTCTTCATCGATCGCGCGGCCCTCCTCCGTACGACTTCTCCCGCTCCCCGCCCCTCGCTTTCCTCCC GTTGCATCAAAATGCTTCTTCCATTGTGCTGCTTCTGGTACCACCACTAGAGTTTGTGAATTAAAGATTTGGATGCTTGAGAAGCTTAAATGGCGGAAGAATTTCAGAACACATGGATGGGAAAAGAAGCCCAGGATGCTTCAAGTCCAAG ATTCAGTTGAAGAAACAACATCAAATTCTGAAGTTGCAGAAAGTTCTCCTCCTAATGTTCAGCCAATTATTCCTAAATATCTTGAGTCTTCCACGGAATCTTCCTCATCTTCTGCTTATGGAAATTCAGTTGATAGAGCACCCTCTCTTTGTATAGCTGTTGTAGGAGCTACTGGTGAACttgcaagaaacaaaatatttccaGCATTATTTGCCCTGTATTATAGTGGTTTTCTTCCAGAG AATGTGGGCATTTTTGGATATTCTAGAAAGGACTTGTCAGATGAGGATCTAAGAAACATAGTTGCAGCAACTTTGACTTGTCGAGTTGATCATCA CGAGAACTGCGGGGATAAGTTGGATGCCTTTCTTGATAGAACGTATCATATAAATGGAGGATTTAACAACAAAGATGGGATGAAAATGCTTAATAGGCGAATGGAGCAAATTGAG GGTGAACATGAAGCAAACAGGATATTCTACCTTTCAGTTCCCCAGGAAGCACTTCTTGATGTTTCAGTTTCTCTTGCTGATAATTCCCAAACAAAAAGAGGATGGAACAGGATAATCATTGAGAAGCCATTTGGCTTTGATGCATTATCTTCACACAAGCTCACACAGTGCTTTCTGTCAAAGTTTCAAGAGAAGCAGCTGTATAG GATTGATCATCGCCTGGGGAAGGACCTAATTGAGAATATCACTGTATTGAGGTTCTCTAATCTGGTTTTTGAACCATTATGGAGTCGGACTTATATAAAAAATGTGCAA GTTATCTTTTCAGAAGAATGTGGCATGGAGGCACAAGGAAG ATACTTTGGTCACTATGGTGTTATCCGTGACATAGTTCATAGTCACATTCTTCAGACAATTGCTTTATTTGCTATGGAACCACCTGTGAGTCTCGATGGGGAAGACATACGAAATGAAAAG GTCAAGGTGCTCAGATCTATCAGAAAGTTGAATCTCGATGATGTTGTTCTTGGCCAGTATAAAAATAGTGCAGATAAAAGTAGTTGTTACATGAACTCCCTGACGCCTACATTTTTTGCTGCTGCTCTGTACATTGACAATGCACGCTGGGATGGTGTGCCTTTCTTAGTAAAGACTGGAGTGGGCCTTATTAAACACAG AGTTGAAATAAGGATCCAGTTTCACCATGTCCCTGGCAATTTGTACCGTGAACGCATTAGCCACAACATTGATCTCACAACAAACGAACTGATCCTACGGGATCAGCCAGATGAAGCAATTCTGTTAAAGGTCAATAATAAGGTTCCTGGACTCGGGTTGCAGCTGGATGCTTCTGAGTTAAACTTGCTCTACCGGGATAA GTACAATGTGGAAGTACCCGATTCATATGAGCACCTTCTTCTGGATGTAATTGATGGAGACAACCATCTCTTTATGCGGAGCGACGAGTTGGAAGCTGCATGGAACATACTAACCCCAATTCTCGACAAAATTGAAGAGAATAAAGTGGTGCCGGAGCTCTATGAGATTGGGGGTCGGGGACCTGTTGGCGCTTATTATCTTGGTGCCAATCATGGAGTTCGTTGGGCTGATGACTAA
- the LOC135627779 gene encoding inactive glucose-6-phosphate 1-dehydrogenase 4, chloroplastic-like isoform X2, translating into MPVLLPSSATAEAHAMVSVSSSIARPSSVASKCFFHCAASGTTTRVCELKIWMLEKLKWRKNFRTHGWEKKPRMLQVQDSVEETTSNSEVAESSPPNVQPIIPKYLESSTESSSSSAYGNSVDRAPSLCIAVVGATGELARNKIFPALFALYYSGFLPENVGIFGYSRKDLSDEDLRNIVAATLTCRVDHHENCGDKLDAFLDRTYHINGGFNNKDGMKMLNRRMEQIEGEHEANRIFYLSVPQEALLDVSVSLADNSQTKRGWNRIIIEKPFGFDALSSHKLTQCFLSKFQEKQLYRIDHRLGKDLIENITVLRFSNLVFEPLWSRTYIKNVQVIFSEECGMEAQGRYFGHYGVIRDIVHSHILQTIALFAMEPPVSLDGEDIRNEKVKVLRSIRKLNLDDVVLGQYKNSADKSSCYMNSLTPTFFAAALYIDNARWDGVPFLVKTGVGLIKHRVEIRIQFHHVPGNLYRERISHNIDLTTNELILRDQPDEAILLKVNNKVPGLGLQLDASELNLLYRDKYNVEVPDSYEHLLLDVIDGDNHLFMRSDELEAAWNILTPILDKIEENKVVPELYEIGGRGPVGAYYLGANHGVRWADD; encoded by the exons ATGCCAGTCCTACTCCCGTCGTCCGCTACGGCCGAGGCGCACGCCATGGTCTCCGTGTCTTCATCGATCGCGCGGCCCTCCTCC GTTGCATCAAAATGCTTCTTCCATTGTGCTGCTTCTGGTACCACCACTAGAGTTTGTGAATTAAAGATTTGGATGCTTGAGAAGCTTAAATGGCGGAAGAATTTCAGAACACATGGATGGGAAAAGAAGCCCAGGATGCTTCAAGTCCAAG ATTCAGTTGAAGAAACAACATCAAATTCTGAAGTTGCAGAAAGTTCTCCTCCTAATGTTCAGCCAATTATTCCTAAATATCTTGAGTCTTCCACGGAATCTTCCTCATCTTCTGCTTATGGAAATTCAGTTGATAGAGCACCCTCTCTTTGTATAGCTGTTGTAGGAGCTACTGGTGAACttgcaagaaacaaaatatttccaGCATTATTTGCCCTGTATTATAGTGGTTTTCTTCCAGAG AATGTGGGCATTTTTGGATATTCTAGAAAGGACTTGTCAGATGAGGATCTAAGAAACATAGTTGCAGCAACTTTGACTTGTCGAGTTGATCATCA CGAGAACTGCGGGGATAAGTTGGATGCCTTTCTTGATAGAACGTATCATATAAATGGAGGATTTAACAACAAAGATGGGATGAAAATGCTTAATAGGCGAATGGAGCAAATTGAG GGTGAACATGAAGCAAACAGGATATTCTACCTTTCAGTTCCCCAGGAAGCACTTCTTGATGTTTCAGTTTCTCTTGCTGATAATTCCCAAACAAAAAGAGGATGGAACAGGATAATCATTGAGAAGCCATTTGGCTTTGATGCATTATCTTCACACAAGCTCACACAGTGCTTTCTGTCAAAGTTTCAAGAGAAGCAGCTGTATAG GATTGATCATCGCCTGGGGAAGGACCTAATTGAGAATATCACTGTATTGAGGTTCTCTAATCTGGTTTTTGAACCATTATGGAGTCGGACTTATATAAAAAATGTGCAA GTTATCTTTTCAGAAGAATGTGGCATGGAGGCACAAGGAAG ATACTTTGGTCACTATGGTGTTATCCGTGACATAGTTCATAGTCACATTCTTCAGACAATTGCTTTATTTGCTATGGAACCACCTGTGAGTCTCGATGGGGAAGACATACGAAATGAAAAG GTCAAGGTGCTCAGATCTATCAGAAAGTTGAATCTCGATGATGTTGTTCTTGGCCAGTATAAAAATAGTGCAGATAAAAGTAGTTGTTACATGAACTCCCTGACGCCTACATTTTTTGCTGCTGCTCTGTACATTGACAATGCACGCTGGGATGGTGTGCCTTTCTTAGTAAAGACTGGAGTGGGCCTTATTAAACACAG AGTTGAAATAAGGATCCAGTTTCACCATGTCCCTGGCAATTTGTACCGTGAACGCATTAGCCACAACATTGATCTCACAACAAACGAACTGATCCTACGGGATCAGCCAGATGAAGCAATTCTGTTAAAGGTCAATAATAAGGTTCCTGGACTCGGGTTGCAGCTGGATGCTTCTGAGTTAAACTTGCTCTACCGGGATAA GTACAATGTGGAAGTACCCGATTCATATGAGCACCTTCTTCTGGATGTAATTGATGGAGACAACCATCTCTTTATGCGGAGCGACGAGTTGGAAGCTGCATGGAACATACTAACCCCAATTCTCGACAAAATTGAAGAGAATAAAGTGGTGCCGGAGCTCTATGAGATTGGGGGTCGGGGACCTGTTGGCGCTTATTATCTTGGTGCCAATCATGGAGTTCGTTGGGCTGATGACTAA
- the LOC103970428 gene encoding transcription factor MYB108-like, which yields MEFIPRSEEEMELRRGAWTAEEDLVLMNYIALHGEGRWSSLSRRAGLRRTGKSCRLRWLNYLRPDVRRGNITPEEQLLILELHSRWGNRWSKIAQYLPGRTDNEIKNYWRTRVQKHAKHLHCDVHSKQFKDVLRHLWIPRLVERIQATSGDSPAVASAGAEAPTTFGGPVNAIPELAQVKMSPESSSTGGWSSVDSFGLDFSPPPVSNDFGAGMQGGEDISGVDGLTGCWSECGYADLGLPDFDQSIWEEELWSMEDTWLQQQF from the exons ATGGAGTTCATACCACGAAGCGAGGAGGAGATGGAGCTGAGAAGAGGAGCGTGGACTGCGGAGGAGGACCTCGTTCTGATGAACTATATTGCTCTTCATGGCGAGGGGCGATGGAGTTCCCTCTCTCGTCGCGCAG GACTGAGGAGGACAGGGAAGAGCTGCCGGCTCCGGTGGCTCAACTACCTTCGACCCGACGTCCGGCGCGGCAACATCACGCCGGAAGAGCAGCTGCTCATCCTCGAGCTCCACTCTCGCTGGGGAAACAG GTGGTCTAAGATAGCGCAGTACTTGCCCGGGAGGACCGACAACGAGATAAAGAACTACTGGAGGACTAGAGTGCAAAAGCACGCGAAGCACCTCCACTGCGACGTCCACAGCAAGCAGTTCAAGGACGTCTTGCGGCACCTCTGGATTCCTCGCCTCGTCGAGAGAATCCAAGCGACTTCCGGCGACTCCCCTGCCGTTGCGTCTGCCGGTGCTGAAGCTCCGACGACTTTTGGCGGGCCGGTGAACGCCATCCCGGAGCTCGCGCAGGTGAAGATGAGCCCGGAGAGCTCGAGCACGGGCGGCTGGTCGTCGGTGGACTCATTTGGGTTGGATTTCTCACCGCCTCCGGTCTCAAACGACTTCGGCGCCGGCATGCAGGGTGGTGAGGACATCAGCGGCGTCGACGGCCTCACTGGATGCTGGTCGGAGTGCGGGTATGCTGACCTGGGGTTACCGGACTTCGACCAAAGCATATGGGAGGAGGAGTTGTGGAGCATGGAAGACACATGGCTTCAGCAACAGTTTtag
- the LOC135626302 gene encoding UDP-glycosyltransferase 91C1-like has translation MRKDALSTASFIYSSKYYISKTRFDLPTACIEPESNSYRCAGSPDWILFDSFYWVPRVAAGLGVHCAYVSLVTATANAFMWPAFLLAIGDWGHRVKPEVMTTQHRWTPFPTSLAYRRHEALQVLHDMVELKGLGVSGAFRLGSSLSGCDVVTVRSCPVLELEWLSLLGWLCGKPVLPLGHFPPAAMKHDAAGSFTEGNDFFRWLGKREVRSVVYVSFGSELLRTREQAHTGGRRPRDLQPGAGDW, from the exons ATGAGAAAGGATGCACTCTCTACTGCAAGTTTTATATATTCCTCCAAATATTACATCTCG AAAACTCGATTTGATTTGCCTACGGCATGTATCGAGCCTGAATCAAACTCATATCGGTGCGCGGGCTCGCCGGACTGGATCCTCTTCGACTCCTTTTACTGGGTCCCCAGAGTCGCCGCCGGCCTCGGTGTACACTGCGCCTACGTCAGCCTCGTCACCGCCACCGCCAACGCCTTCATGTGGCCAGCCTTCCTGCTCGCCATCGGCGACTGGGGCCACCGCGTGAAGCCCGAGGTGATGACCACCCAGCACCGCTGGACCCCTTTCCCCACCTCGCTGGCCTACCGCCGTCACGAGGCCTTGCAGGTGCTGCACGACATGGTCGAGCTCAAGGGCCTGGGCGTGTCCGGCGCGTTCCGGCTCGGGTCTTCCCTCTCCGGGTGCGACGTCGTGACCGTGCGTAGCTGCCCCGTGCTCGAGCTCGAGTGGCTCTCCCTCCTTGGCTGGCTTTGTGGCAAGCCGGTGCTCCCTCTCGGTCACTTCCCTCCAGCTGCTATGAAGCACGACGCCGCCGGCAGCTTCACCGAAGGCAACGACTTCTTCCGATGGCTTGGCAAAAGGGAGGTTCGCTCGGTGGTGTACGTCTCCTTCGGGAGCGAGCTGCTGCGAACCAGAGAACAAGCTCACACAGGTGGCCGACGGCCTCGAGATCTCCAACCAGGGGCCGGGGACTGGTGA